Part of the Leucobacter insecticola genome is shown below.
GCACGTTTGTACTTGACGTGACTGCCACGGCCGCACCGGGCGAGGTGCTCGCGGTGATCGGAGCCAACGGGTCCGGAAAATCGACCTTTCTCGGCGCGATCGCGGGAACACACCCGCTCGAGCGAGGCACGGTGACCCTCGGAGCACGCGTGCTGTGCTCACGCGAGCCAAACAACCCCTCGGTGGCACTGCGCCGCGCCGCCCGTCGCGTCGGATTCCTCGATCAGCGGGCGCGACTGTTCCCCCACCTCAGCGCGCGCGCAAACATCGCGTTCGGCCCGCGGGCACAGGGCGTCGACCGCCGCAGCGCGGACGCCGCGGCAGACGACTGGCTGGCGCGTGTCGGACTGTCGGGTCGCGGCGACGACCGCCCGCTTCAGCTGTCAGGAGGCCAGCAGCAACGGATAGCGATTGCCCGCACACTCGCGGCCGCCCCCGAATTGTTACTGCTCGATGAACCGTTCGCAGCCCTCGATGTAGCGAGCAGTGCTGAGCTTCGGGAGATCATCGCGGCGGAGGCACGGCGGCTCGGGATCCCGGTGGTGCTCGTCAGCCACGATCCGATGGATCTTGTCGCCCTCGCCTCGCGTGTCATCGTGCTCGAAGCGGGCAAGATTGCACAGTCGGGAACCGTGGCCGAGGTGTTGGGATCCCCCGCGACCCCCTTCGCCGCCGCATTCACCGGCCGCGTGCTGCTGCGAGGTGTCTCGACGGGCACCGGGTTCAGGGTAGCCGGGTCGCCGTTGCCTGTGCTTCACGGGGAGGGTGAGCTTCCTCCGGCCGCCGCCGCGGCAATCGCGAGCTTCGATCCCTCGGCGGTTCGTGTCAGCCCGGATCCCGCACTCGAAGCGGTGACTTCGCTCGCGGCAAACTCGTGGCTGGGCAGCATTGGAGCGGTATCCTCCGGGGTGACCGGGATCCGGGTCGAGTGTGCCGAGTGGCCGGGACTCTTTGCCGAGCTGCCGGTCGCCCGCGCGTTCGAGCCCTGGGTCACCGCTGGCGCCCCGACGCGGTGGGAACTGCCTGCGGAAGCGGTGCGATTCAGCAAGACCTACGGGCACTAAAAGCGGCCAATCTCCGCTGACACACCGCGGGCTCGGTGTTATGGTCGTGGGGCAGGCGCAAACGCGCAGCGGATTTCTTGGGAGGCACAGTGGCGTCGATGGCGGCTCCGCACGGAGCACGACAGCTTCCTTCGACCGGGCTGCGCGACGCGAGAGGGCGTCAACTGCGGGATCTCCGCATCTCGGTGACTGACCGCTGCAATTTCCGCTGCGTCTATTGCATGCCCAAAGAGCTGTTTGGGCGCGATTACCCGTTCCTTGAGCGCAGCGAACTCCTCACTTTTGAAGAGATCGAACGTGTCGCCCGCATCGCGGTGAGCCTCGGCGTCCGTAA
Proteins encoded:
- a CDS encoding sulfate/molybdate ABC transporter ATP-binding protein — encoded protein: MSGRERANGLDCALRVRRGTFVLDVTATAAPGEVLAVIGANGSGKSTFLGAIAGTHPLERGTVTLGARVLCSREPNNPSVALRRAARRVGFLDQRARLFPHLSARANIAFGPRAQGVDRRSADAAADDWLARVGLSGRGDDRPLQLSGGQQQRIAIARTLAAAPELLLLDEPFAALDVASSAELREIIAAEARRLGIPVVLVSHDPMDLVALASRVIVLEAGKIAQSGTVAEVLGSPATPFAAAFTGRVLLRGVSTGTGFRVAGSPLPVLHGEGELPPAAAAAIASFDPSAVRVSPDPALEAVTSLAANSWLGSIGAVSSGVTGIRVECAEWPGLFAELPVARAFEPWVTAGAPTRWELPAEAVRFSKTYGH